The Arachis hypogaea cultivar Tifrunner chromosome 14, arahy.Tifrunner.gnm2.J5K5, whole genome shotgun sequence genome has a segment encoding these proteins:
- the LOC112742501 gene encoding protein FAR1-RELATED SEQUENCE 5-like has translation MSEADIEQMNDMRKGGIGVSQIHDFMASLAVGYHNVPYTTREMHNVNAKQRREGGLDAESCLRYLRECKINDPALYYKEVVDVFSGVNHHNQTVVFATALVADEKEETYVWLLQQLQISMKGKAPVSIITDDDRQMKSAIEQDVRDCMFGDYEVRTFQRKWFEMVEKFGIADKRWVQDMYERRHSWATAHIREKFFAEFRTTSRCEGLHAVISRYVKSRYSYTEFLRHFHRCLMFVRAKEVEADFECAKSDPVMTINLKQLERSAAENYTRAIFYLFVPILDRACAIRVVDSEDNGSYFIYTVSRYGTPGKDWRVVATSDTREVRCTCMRMECFGVPYEHIIAVLVLNNVHEILRSLILPRWTKDAKLVAVQSMGVIWDSVQLTQHWCLMDWYRKVCKIACHSTEKFQFARDITMLMLKHFKNEDAGDTSFPPEGPPTEGGRGPARNPPRRNTKGNGAHGGKKT, from the exons ATGAGCGAAGCGGACATCGAGCAGATGAACGACATGCGCAAAGGGGGCATTGGCGTCTCCCAAATCCACGATTTTATGGCAAGCCTAGCCGTCGGGTATCATAATGTCCCGTACACAACAAGGGAGATGCACAATGTAAATGCGAAGCAACGAAGGGAGGGTGGCCTAGATGCGGAATCGTGCCTAAGGTATCTCCGAGAGTGCAAGATAAATGATCCAGCACTGTACTACAAGGAAGTTGTTGACG TATTCTCCGGTGTGAATCACCACAACCAAACGGTTGTCTTTGCCACTGCACTAGTGGCAGACGAGAAAGAAGAGACCTATGTCTGGCTGCTTCAACAGTTGCAAATTTCAATGAAAGGGAAGGCTCCCGTGTCCATAATAACCGACGATGACAGGCAAATGAAGTCTGCGATTGAGCAA GATGTTAGGGATTGCATGTTTGGCGACTACGAGGTCCGAACATTCCAGAGAAAGTGGTTTGAGATGGTTGAGAAATTTGGCATCGCCGATAAAAGATGGGTACAGGACATGTACGAGAGAAGGCACAGTTGGGCCACAGCACACATACGGGAAAAGTTCTTTGCCGAATTTCGAACAACATCAAGGTGCGAGGGCTTGCATGCTGTGATATCACGGTATGTTAAGTCTCGATACAGCTACACTGAGTTTTTACGTCATTTCCATCGATGCTTGATGTTCGTACGTGCAAAGGAGGTGGAGGCTGATTTTGAGTGTGCAAAGAGTGACCCTGTTATGACCATCAACCTGAAACAGCTGGAGCGGAGTGCAGCCGAGAACTACACTCGTGCAATATTCTATTTGTTTGTTCCCATTCTTGACAGGGCCTGTGCAATAAGGGTGGTTGACTCTGAAGACAATGGTTCCTATTTTATCTACACCGTCTCTCGATACGGCACTCCAGGGAAGGATTGGCGTGTTGTTGCAACGTCTGATACGAGGGAGGTCCGATGCACGTGCATGAGAATGGAATGTTTCGGGGTCCCCTACGAACATATAATTGCGGTGCTTGTTCTTAACAATGTTCATGAGATCCTGAGGTCTCTGATATTGCCGAGATGGACCAAGGATGCAAAACTTGTGGCGGTGCAGTCGATGGGCGTGATTTGGGATTCTGTACAACTGACGCAACACTGGTGCCTGATGGATTGGTACCGGAAAGTGTGCAAGATTGCATGTCACAGCACTGAAAAGTTCCAGTTTGCAAGAGACATTACCATGCTGATGCTGAAGCACTTCAAGAACGAAGATGCAGGGGACACCAGTTTTCCACCCGAGGGGCCACCTACTGAGGGTGGCAGAGGCCCGGCGCGGAATCCACCCAGGCGTAATACAAAGGGTAACGGTGCTCATGGTGGAAAGAAAACCTAG